The Bacillota bacterium genomic sequence ATTTTAGTTTTGTCAGCTTGCTTGTTGTAATCGGGTCGTAAAGCAGCACCTCTTTGCTGCCCAGCATCAGTGTTCCGTCGGCAAGTTCCGGCAGTTCGACAATGATTATCGAGGCTAAATTATCGATGTTGTCAGTAAAATCTTTTTTAGAAAAATCGAGTGTCGTGGATTTCGGACTTGTTTTAGTCAGTTCGTTTCCATTTGAGATTATGACATTCCCGCTTGTAAGATTATAATCTGCGCCGATAGCCGGAAATGTAAAGCAAAAGATCATTACAACTACCAGGGCTATTTTTGAATTAAATCTTTGATTTAACATAGTAACCTCCTCTTTCCAAAGTTCTAACTATATATTTTGATAATAACGGAGAATTATGTTAAAATTATTTTACCAAATTTTATTTAAGGAAGGTCGCACTAAATGCAGACAATTTTTATAGCTATTGACGCTAAACACTGCCATATGAATCCTGCTGTCCGTATTTTGACGACCCTGTCAAAAGACGCCGGATTTGACGCACATTTCTGCGAGTTTACGGTCAATGACAACATGCTTGATATTTTATCAAAACTATATACACAAAAATGTGACCTTTATATTTTTTCATGCTATATTTGGAATATCGAGCTTGTGCTCGACATCGCGGGAGAGCTAAAAAAACTTTTGCCCGGCAGTAAAATAGCGCTTGGCGGGCCCGAAGTCACATACAGACCTGCCGATATACTGAACGCACCCGCAATTGACTATGTACTGAGCGGGGAGGGTGAAGACATCATCGTTCCGTTTATCGAGGCACTAGAAAACGGAAAAGAGCCGGAAAATCCGTCTGTCGCCACAAGGGAACATCCAGAGGCGATTCCCGCAGTCTGTGAAAACCTAAACGGGCCTTTTCCATATACAAAGGACGAGATCAAAAGCGGCAGGCTCGTATATTATGAAACTTCACGGGGATGCCCGTTTTCTTGTCATTTTTGCCTTTCTTCGGTGCAAAACGGAGTCAGATACGTAAACGAGGACAGGGTAGTGGCTGACGTCACGTATATGGCACGGTGCGGCGCCAGGGTCATAAAATTCTTAGACAGAACATTCAATGCCGACAAAGCAAGGGCTTTACGGTTATTTAAAGCCTTTGCGGAGATTGATACGGGAACTGTGTTCCATTTCGAGATATGCGCCCAGCTTTTGAATAATGAGATCATAGAATTTCTGAAAACAGTCCCTAGGGGCCGGTTCCAGTTCGAAATCGGGGTGCAGAGCACATTCCCCAAAACGCTGATGGCCATCAACCGCAGTCCTGATCTCCAGCGGCTTTCCTATAATATCGGGCAGCTTTATGAAAGCAGGAATATACATCTGCATCTTGACCTTATCGCGGGACTTCCTTATGAAACATTCGAGCAGTTCAAGCAGTCCTTCAATGATGTATACCCTTACTCGGACAAGCTTCAGCTTGGTTTTCTAAAACTT encodes the following:
- a CDS encoding DUF4080 domain-containing protein, translated to MQTIFIAIDAKHCHMNPAVRILTTLSKDAGFDAHFCEFTVNDNMLDILSKLYTQKCDLYIFSCYIWNIELVLDIAGELKKLLPGSKIALGGPEVTYRPADILNAPAIDYVLSGEGEDIIVPFIEALENGKEPENPSVATREHPEAIPAVCENLNGPFPYTKDEIKSGRLVYYETSRGCPFSCHFCLSSVQNGVRYVNEDRVVADVTYMARCGARVIKFLDRTFNADKARALRLFKAFAEIDTGTVFHFEICAQLLNNEIIEFLKTVPRGRFQFEIGVQSTFPKTLMAINRSPDLQRLSYNIGQLYESRNIHLHLDLIAGLPYETFEQFKQSFNDVYPYSDKLQLGFLKLLYGTALRNEYARFGYRFLDKPPYEVLENGFMTFDEILKLKNVETELERFRNSDRFRVSLSYIIGFFRTPYDMFEALAEYTASLNIEGDLSLRGLYHILYDFGRERLKITEEAFTDLIRMDYSAHFRGGLDSELAYHEDKAFRNNCTRFLRDESNRLRVFHYRPDKTYQEISRDVEIHSFISFNNRARVLIFDYKYDKITDITATFND